Proteins encoded in a region of the Chryseobacterium piperi genome:
- a CDS encoding alpha-2-macroglobulin family protein, whose product MKRFSKIFMLLLLTLNFSAVFAQKYYDTEWKKIEENSKKGAYKSNLPIVLDIQKQAMKENNTLQLIRSLKAEFSIVNQTTDDDQNNSASKFFSKLQDAEKQLKGDEKIIYKVLLNGFFLDYYNQNAWQVNGRTNINSQDITQIETWSKLDFKNYLTKSFQELDQQKPAMKKIALAKYKEAFSNTQDITYFPTLLDWYSLKKNNFLSENGLFTKNEITENKTLINTIFDELIAQNNGNSKLYFMHQKLSENCNLNQCKDKLAQLQNLLKSNEAGDYKVLIMDAIMNELIAKKQSKEALAVANQAKSEYPKSPFLENIRNKESQITNPLLNIKYEQQTQANLPIHFVAEYKNVPEFSLHIYEVKEDFTSLMQYIKNSYGNTFARVKKNLVRKETYQLGNAKDYQSHKTSLEIKPLPSGVYVVEYLVAGSDNDGKQNFYFLVSNNKVIYQNKTDRNQLANELKLVNSDNGKAVINENLTFYEFVANKTLNKVDGKTNDKGVFKFPSTASNDYYRTFLIQQPKSNDYQIMQVYGNSISSEDYNPNKVARTKAQIFTDRAIYRPGQIVYFKVINTKIDKEIESVASGLKQKITLLDANSEEVSTQNFSTNEFGSYHGSFILPKGKLNGTFYLSTDGGTQGYKDIRVEEYKRPKFEVTFDPVKDEYKYGQTIELKGKATMFSGVALSNTTVQYEIKKHNIRWRYFWWYPQGDDNENSILGEAKTNEKGEFVIRLDLKKDENLEGIQIDNYEINASVTDINGETQSANTQLKVASVSHYIKADEIKNAFAGDNVKVKVETKNYNEQNLKKSYQAKLSKLQTPDRIFRKNFENAVQDMPQLTKDQFISKFPHDLFDKNDEMKNWKAEKILFNKVQQPGADLVSDLDLGKLEAGDYQLELYNIEGKDTIKSLQNFSIWDKNSLKPNQKTFLTVLEPKSEWTRGEKAKVYVYSAIPDAVINIFVQDGSGKTVSETQKLKNGTLEYQVEIPKDKSISALNLQFQMVAFNDVQTESVNLKIKNSEQPLKIETVTFRDKLEPNSKEKWSVKVSGNDKEKINAEVLANMYDMSLDQFAVNTFNWENIYSPYTVITSYDIRQDLLQKYYQKRVKYFNGKSVEVPVFDWFDNSLYYDKTVLNELGGKAGGIQVRRELGYKTAYPPTAIAAKSELTVMEDRVAHEVEVTDVKNNSKGAKSESQESLEKVPVRQNLNETAFFYPALKTDAEGNVNFEFTSPEALTKWKLMFLAHTKDARAATLEKQVVTQKEFSVTPNYPRFLREGDELNLQSKLSNLTNKRLSGSAVLQILDAFSNEDISSKFGINSGTQNFDLNENGNSAVTWKVKVPNNVSSIILKVVAKAGAYSDGEQQAIAVLPNRMLVTDAVPVFVKEGETKTFVLDNLKDANSTTLANVSNTLELTTNPIWEIMFALPSLKNDQNNSADVIFNKWFADVLASEIFKANPKMKTVFKEYQSKGLLNSNLEKNQELKQLLLEETPWVLESKNEQEQMQKLALLFDANTMKNSINQDWDDFRKLQNPDGGFSWYSGYPSSYGVSLYILKNLGKINVWLKDQVKDYQSSAQNEMVAQLVQYVDNEINKYADETKENVWNNWTLDYLDTRNYWEKQYPLKGKGAALKSLVKQKAKTAKITDFTFFGLHRAALLMSDYGLKETSDKLMTYLKETSTDTKTQGVYWKQNLNDWGWFSSKIVNHAGALEAFNKLKPNDQNFIEEMKIWLVTQKEVNSWGSSRGTSEVIFTILNSGKSWTGAESDKATIVWGGKELVPQTQATGYVKSTIKTDVIDKNLGTVTVTKPGPGIVQGGLFWQYYEDLDKIKSSESYISITKELYKKIKTVNGEELQKISAETPLKVGDKVTVRMILNTDRPMEFIHIKDMRAAGFEPVDVLSGYQWKNNLGYYQSTKDASTNFYIQYMRKGKYVFEYDFVANASGKFSNGITTMQNYYAPQMNAHTKGSNIQILE is encoded by the coding sequence ATGAAAAGATTTTCCAAGATTTTTATGCTTTTGCTTTTAACACTGAATTTTTCAGCTGTTTTCGCTCAGAAGTATTACGATACGGAGTGGAAAAAGATTGAAGAAAATAGTAAGAAAGGAGCCTATAAATCAAATCTTCCCATTGTTTTAGACATACAAAAACAAGCTATGAAAGAAAATAATACGCTTCAGCTGATCCGTTCTCTGAAAGCTGAGTTCAGTATTGTAAACCAAACTACCGACGATGACCAGAATAATTCTGCCTCAAAGTTTTTTAGTAAACTGCAAGATGCAGAAAAGCAATTAAAAGGGGATGAGAAGATCATTTATAAAGTACTCCTGAACGGATTCTTTTTAGATTACTATAATCAGAATGCCTGGCAGGTTAATGGCAGAACGAATATCAACTCACAGGATATCACACAGATTGAAACATGGAGTAAGCTGGATTTTAAAAATTACCTGACTAAAAGCTTTCAGGAGCTCGATCAGCAGAAGCCTGCAATGAAGAAAATTGCATTGGCAAAATATAAAGAAGCTTTCTCCAATACACAGGATATTACTTATTTTCCAACGCTGTTGGACTGGTATTCTCTTAAAAAAAACAATTTCTTATCAGAAAACGGTCTTTTTACCAAAAATGAAATCACGGAAAATAAAACACTGATCAATACTATTTTTGATGAATTAATTGCTCAGAACAATGGAAATTCAAAGTTGTACTTCATGCACCAGAAATTGTCAGAGAACTGCAATTTAAACCAGTGCAAAGATAAATTAGCACAGCTTCAGAATCTTTTGAAATCTAATGAAGCAGGAGATTATAAAGTTCTGATCATGGATGCTATCATGAATGAACTGATCGCCAAGAAACAATCCAAAGAAGCATTGGCCGTTGCTAATCAGGCTAAAAGTGAGTATCCGAAATCTCCTTTTCTGGAAAACATTAGAAATAAGGAGAGCCAGATCACGAACCCGCTTTTAAACATTAAATATGAGCAGCAGACCCAGGCTAACCTGCCGATCCATTTTGTGGCAGAATATAAGAATGTTCCTGAATTTTCATTACATATTTACGAAGTAAAAGAAGACTTTACTTCGTTGATGCAGTATATTAAGAATTCCTATGGGAATACTTTTGCAAGAGTGAAAAAGAACCTTGTAAGAAAGGAAACGTATCAGCTTGGCAATGCTAAAGATTACCAGTCTCATAAAACCTCTTTGGAAATCAAACCACTTCCTTCAGGGGTATATGTTGTAGAATATCTGGTAGCGGGATCTGATAATGACGGGAAACAGAATTTTTATTTTTTAGTTTCTAATAATAAGGTCATCTATCAAAATAAAACAGACAGAAATCAGCTGGCCAACGAATTGAAACTGGTCAACAGTGACAATGGTAAAGCTGTCATCAATGAAAATCTTACCTTTTATGAATTTGTTGCCAACAAGACTTTAAACAAAGTTGATGGAAAAACGAATGATAAAGGAGTATTCAAATTTCCTTCCACAGCAAGTAATGACTATTACAGAACATTTCTGATCCAACAGCCTAAAAGCAATGATTACCAAATCATGCAGGTCTATGGAAATAGTATAAGTTCGGAAGATTATAACCCTAATAAAGTGGCCCGTACGAAAGCTCAGATCTTTACAGACAGGGCTATTTACAGACCGGGACAAATCGTTTATTTTAAAGTAATCAATACGAAAATTGATAAAGAAATAGAATCTGTAGCCTCCGGATTAAAACAAAAGATAACATTGCTTGATGCTAACAGCGAAGAAGTTTCTACACAGAATTTCTCAACCAACGAATTCGGATCGTATCACGGGAGTTTCATTCTGCCGAAAGGAAAGCTTAACGGTACATTCTATCTAAGCACGGATGGAGGAACCCAGGGATATAAAGATATCAGGGTTGAAGAATATAAACGACCTAAGTTTGAAGTGACTTTCGATCCTGTAAAAGACGAATATAAGTACGGTCAAACCATAGAACTTAAAGGAAAGGCTACCATGTTTTCAGGGGTAGCTCTGAGCAATACGACGGTACAGTATGAAATCAAAAAGCATAATATCCGATGGAGGTATTTCTGGTGGTATCCTCAGGGAGACGACAATGAAAACTCTATTCTTGGAGAGGCTAAAACCAATGAAAAAGGTGAATTTGTTATTCGTCTGGATCTTAAAAAAGATGAGAACCTTGAAGGAATCCAGATTGATAATTATGAAATTAATGCTTCTGTAACAGATATTAACGGAGAAACTCAATCGGCTAATACCCAGTTAAAAGTAGCTTCTGTTTCCCATTATATCAAAGCAGACGAAATCAAAAACGCTTTTGCCGGAGATAATGTAAAAGTGAAAGTTGAAACGAAAAACTATAACGAACAGAATCTTAAAAAATCATATCAGGCTAAATTGTCTAAACTACAGACTCCTGATCGTATTTTCAGAAAGAATTTTGAGAATGCAGTTCAGGATATGCCGCAATTAACGAAAGATCAATTCATCAGTAAATTTCCTCATGATCTATTTGATAAGAATGATGAAATGAAGAATTGGAAAGCTGAAAAAATTCTTTTCAATAAAGTTCAGCAACCTGGTGCGGATTTGGTCTCTGATCTTGATCTTGGTAAATTGGAAGCCGGAGATTATCAATTGGAATTATATAATATTGAAGGTAAAGACACTATTAAATCTTTACAAAATTTCAGTATCTGGGATAAAAATTCTTTAAAACCGAATCAGAAAACATTCCTGACGGTTCTTGAACCTAAAAGTGAATGGACCAGAGGAGAAAAAGCAAAAGTATATGTGTACTCTGCTATTCCGGATGCCGTGATTAATATCTTCGTTCAGGATGGTTCGGGAAAAACCGTTTCCGAAACACAAAAACTGAAAAACGGAACTTTAGAATACCAGGTAGAAATCCCTAAAGATAAAAGTATATCTGCCCTGAATCTTCAGTTTCAAATGGTTGCTTTTAATGACGTACAGACGGAGTCGGTTAATTTAAAAATTAAAAATTCAGAACAGCCTTTAAAAATTGAGACCGTTACTTTCAGAGATAAATTAGAACCTAATTCAAAAGAAAAATGGTCTGTTAAGGTTTCGGGGAATGATAAAGAAAAGATCAATGCTGAGGTTCTTGCCAATATGTACGATATGTCTTTGGATCAGTTTGCCGTGAATACATTTAATTGGGAGAATATATACAGTCCATACACTGTTATTACGTCATATGATATCAGACAAGACCTTTTACAGAAGTACTATCAAAAGAGAGTCAAGTATTTTAATGGGAAATCTGTTGAAGTACCGGTTTTCGACTGGTTTGACAACTCTCTTTACTATGATAAGACCGTACTTAATGAATTAGGAGGTAAGGCTGGTGGTATCCAGGTCAGACGTGAGCTTGGCTACAAGACAGCATATCCGCCTACCGCTATTGCTGCTAAATCGGAATTAACAGTAATGGAAGATAGAGTGGCACATGAAGTAGAAGTGACAGATGTGAAAAATAATAGTAAAGGAGCGAAATCTGAATCTCAGGAATCTTTAGAGAAAGTTCCGGTTCGTCAGAATCTGAATGAAACTGCATTTTTCTATCCTGCTTTAAAAACGGATGCAGAAGGAAACGTTAATTTTGAATTTACTTCTCCTGAAGCGTTAACGAAATGGAAGTTGATGTTTTTAGCACATACCAAAGATGCCAGAGCTGCAACATTAGAAAAGCAAGTGGTTACTCAGAAAGAATTTTCAGTAACTCCTAATTACCCTAGATTTTTAAGAGAGGGTGATGAGCTGAATTTACAATCAAAACTTTCAAATCTTACAAATAAACGATTATCAGGTTCTGCCGTTTTACAAATATTAGATGCTTTTAGCAATGAGGATATTTCTTCAAAATTCGGAATCAATTCCGGAACCCAGAATTTTGATTTGAATGAAAATGGAAATTCAGCGGTTACATGGAAGGTAAAAGTTCCGAACAATGTTTCATCCATCATTTTAAAAGTAGTGGCAAAAGCGGGAGCATACTCAGATGGTGAGCAGCAGGCCATTGCCGTTTTACCCAACAGAATGTTGGTGACAGATGCCGTTCCTGTTTTTGTAAAAGAAGGAGAAACCAAAACATTTGTATTGGATAATCTTAAAGATGCAAACTCAACAACACTTGCTAATGTTTCAAATACGTTGGAGCTGACTACAAACCCGATCTGGGAAATTATGTTTGCTCTGCCAAGCTTGAAAAACGATCAGAACAATTCTGCCGATGTAATCTTCAATAAATGGTTTGCAGATGTTTTAGCTTCTGAAATCTTTAAAGCAAATCCGAAAATGAAAACGGTTTTCAAAGAATATCAGAGCAAAGGATTATTAAATTCAAATCTTGAAAAAAATCAGGAACTGAAACAATTGCTGCTTGAAGAAACACCTTGGGTACTGGAAAGTAAAAATGAACAGGAGCAAATGCAAAAGCTGGCTCTGTTATTCGATGCCAATACCATGAAGAATTCGATTAATCAGGATTGGGATGATTTCAGGAAATTACAAAATCCGGATGGAGGTTTCTCCTGGTATTCAGGTTATCCAAGTTCTTACGGAGTTTCCCTGTATATTCTTAAAAATCTAGGGAAGATCAATGTATGGCTAAAAGATCAAGTGAAAGATTACCAGAGTTCAGCGCAAAATGAAATGGTAGCCCAATTGGTACAGTATGTAGATAATGAAATCAATAAATATGCTGATGAAACAAAAGAAAATGTGTGGAATAACTGGACATTGGATTATTTGGATACCAGAAATTATTGGGAAAAGCAATATCCTTTAAAAGGAAAAGGAGCTGCTCTGAAATCATTGGTAAAACAAAAAGCCAAAACGGCAAAGATTACTGATTTTACATTCTTCGGACTTCACCGTGCAGCTTTATTAATGAGTGATTACGGGTTGAAAGAAACTTCAGATAAATTGATGACCTATCTTAAAGAAACTTCTACGGACACTAAAACTCAGGGAGTATACTGGAAACAGAACCTTAATGATTGGGGCTGGTTCAGTTCAAAAATTGTCAATCATGCAGGAGCATTGGAAGCCTTTAACAAGCTGAAGCCGAATGATCAGAACTTTATTGAAGAAATGAAGATATGGCTGGTGACCCAGAAAGAAGTTAATTCGTGGGGAAGTTCGAGAGGAACTTCTGAAGTGATTTTCACAATTCTGAATTCAGGAAAATCATGGACGGGTGCAGAAAGTGATAAAGCAACAATTGTTTGGGGTGGTAAAGAACTGGTTCCGCAAACACAGGCGACAGGATATGTAAAGTCTACGATAAAAACAGATGTGATAGATAAAAATCTGGGTACGGTTACTGTAACAAAACCAGGTCCCGGAATTGTACAAGGAGGATTATTCTGGCAGTATTATGAAGATCTGGATAAAATAAAGTCTTCAGAAAGCTATATATCCATTACCAAAGAACTTTATAAAAAGATAAAAACCGTTAATGGAGAAGAGTTGCAAAAAATCTCTGCCGAAACCCCTCTAAAAGTAGGAGATAAGGTAACGGTAAGAATGATTCTGAATACAGACAGACCTATGGAGTTCATTCATATCAAGGATATGCGTGCTGCAGGATTTGAGCCTGTAGATGTGTTGTCCGGATATCAATGGAAGAATAATCTGGGATATTATCAGTCTACAAAAGATGCTTCCACCAACTTCTATATTCAGTATATGCGAAAAGGAAAATATGTATTTGAATATGATTTTGTAGCTAACGCATCTGGAAAATTCTCCAATGGAATTACTACCATGCAGAATTATTATGCACCGCAAATGAATGCGCATACAAAAGGCAGTAATATTCAGATTTTGGAATGA
- a CDS encoding ecotin, producing the protein MKFSKLVITGLVMMVGVNTFAQKKAEKFEKLEIEMFPKAKEGYKQVYIQLPVAKNEQDLKVEFFVGTEKMLDCNNYFLMGSVKSQDLQGWGYNYYEVESNGETAGTLMACLDKKMTKKFVYIKPEITRYNSKLPLVFYVPKDLEVRYRVLRPDTAMKKAVQR; encoded by the coding sequence ATGAAATTTTCAAAATTGGTAATTACTGGATTGGTAATGATGGTAGGTGTAAATACTTTTGCTCAGAAAAAAGCAGAAAAGTTTGAAAAATTGGAGATAGAAATGTTTCCTAAAGCGAAAGAAGGATACAAGCAGGTGTATATCCAGCTTCCTGTTGCCAAAAACGAACAAGACTTAAAAGTTGAGTTTTTTGTAGGTACTGAAAAGATGTTGGATTGTAACAACTATTTTCTGATGGGAAGTGTAAAATCTCAGGATCTGCAAGGCTGGGGATATAACTATTATGAAGTGGAATCCAATGGAGAGACAGCAGGAACATTAATGGCTTGTTTAGATAAGAAAATGACTAAGAAATTTGTTTATATTAAGCCTGAAATTACGAGATATAACAGTAAGTTACCTTTGGTATTCTATGTACCAAAAGACTTAGAAGTACGATACAGAGTACTGCGTCCTGATACTGCCATGAAAAAAGCAGTTCAAAGGTAA
- a CDS encoding IS110 family RNA-guided transposase encodes MKNVIIGIDVSKLTLDISVLIDSTFQFFTIENTVKALKKFFKEFKEHQVMIAMENTGRYNYHLYEVLPLFEFKVYVINPLHIKRSIGLVRGKNDKIDSKRIALFLEKHHIDLRIWSPCSKTLQKIKLLNTERRLRVKIRAALLTQLADQSLLKGMQDKDLLKLNKDFIALLDKQISFIEDKILYLIENDEVLKDQYHRIQTIPGVGKVLAANMLIKTNGFTEIQSAREMSCYAGVAPFEYQSGTSLKYKSKVSPLADKELKKILHLAAMSAIRFKNDLAVYYLRKVSEGKNKMSVLNAVRNKIIHRIYSLIKNKTFYQNQLEMS; translated from the coding sequence ATGAAAAATGTAATTATTGGCATTGATGTGAGCAAGCTTACTCTCGATATTAGTGTACTTATTGATTCTACCTTTCAGTTTTTTACGATAGAAAACACGGTAAAAGCATTAAAAAAGTTTTTTAAAGAATTTAAAGAACACCAAGTGATGATAGCTATGGAGAATACTGGCCGTTATAATTATCACCTTTATGAAGTTTTACCCCTTTTTGAATTTAAGGTTTATGTTATTAATCCACTTCATATAAAGAGAAGTATAGGCCTGGTAAGAGGTAAGAATGACAAAATAGACAGTAAAAGAATCGCTTTATTCTTAGAAAAACACCATATTGATCTACGTATCTGGAGTCCTTGCAGTAAAACACTACAAAAAATCAAACTCTTAAATACTGAGAGAAGACTCCGTGTTAAAATAAGAGCAGCTTTACTCACCCAGTTAGCAGACCAGTCGCTTCTAAAAGGAATGCAGGATAAAGACCTTTTAAAACTCAATAAGGACTTCATTGCCTTATTAGACAAACAGATTTCATTCATTGAAGATAAAATCCTCTATCTTATTGAAAATGACGAAGTCTTGAAAGATCAATATCATCGAATTCAAACGATACCAGGTGTAGGCAAAGTTTTGGCTGCTAACATGCTTATTAAAACCAACGGCTTTACCGAGATACAATCTGCCAGAGAAATGTCCTGCTATGCTGGTGTAGCGCCATTTGAGTATCAATCTGGTACTTCATTGAAGTACAAATCAAAAGTATCCCCCCTGGCAGATAAGGAATTAAAAAAAATTCTTCATCTCGCTGCAATGAGCGCTATTCGGTTTAAAAATGATTTGGCTGTCTACTATCTAAGAAAAGTGTCAGAAGGTAAAAATAAAATGTCTGTTTTAAATGCGGTACGAAACAAAATTATACACCGAATTTATTCGTTAATTAAAAACAAAACTTTTTATCAAAATCAATTGGAAATGTCATAG
- a CDS encoding peptidase domain-containing ABC transporter, with the protein MKENKRIKKTFSLQKDLKDCGIGCLQSLVRYYGGDVPMETLREKSGTNKTGTTLLGLYQCAHSVGFDAEGCEADLNALIEHGKPVILHTIIDQKFEHYVICYSYNHDGNHQFLIGDPAKGLEYWTENDLEKVWQSKTCLTLQPNGQFQKKEQTDKEKKKWLKNLIKEDQEAIFTIILLGFIFTLLGMSMSIFSQKLIDDILPKKKISVLLLSISFLGFLLFAKVFIHALREFYIIRQSKLFNQRINKKFYSSLLYLPKLFFDSRKTGDFVARLNDTQRIQTVIKQLITNTAVDILGILISIGFLFFYSWKLALICIIVSPFIFYLIFSFNKKIIESQRNVMQAYSANEANYIDSIRGIEVIKGFSKQDLFIKKNETIFGFFQTKIFELGKLNLTISLYSGLTLVIFLLLILAFSSYQVLNNHLKLGELMAILGISSSLLSAITNLALVIIPIQEAQIAFDRMFEYSSLEKEKTNGLEITDIQSIELKNIDFRFNGRSRLLNQISFSLQKGNVTCLLGESGSGKTTLAEILQKNYLPENGDIIINKNSYSQDISINSWRSLTGIVPQNVQLFNANVLENIILDQQANEQKLQALLSLGFDRFITSLSQGFLTLAGEDGINLSGGQKQLLGWMRALYHNPQLLILDEPTSSLDQGNKKFIYDLIQKLKSEKIIFIISHNLNEVKEISDEILFIKDKRIFQHSNSG; encoded by the coding sequence ATGAAAGAAAATAAACGTATAAAAAAGACTTTCTCACTTCAGAAAGACCTAAAAGATTGCGGGATTGGATGCCTTCAGTCTTTGGTAAGGTATTATGGTGGAGATGTTCCGATGGAAACTTTACGTGAAAAAAGTGGAACCAATAAGACGGGGACTACTCTTCTGGGCTTATATCAATGTGCTCATTCAGTCGGTTTTGATGCAGAAGGATGTGAAGCGGATCTTAATGCGCTCATAGAACACGGCAAGCCCGTTATTTTACATACTATTATAGATCAAAAATTTGAACATTATGTTATATGTTATTCTTACAATCATGATGGAAATCATCAATTTCTTATCGGAGATCCTGCAAAAGGGCTAGAATACTGGACGGAAAATGATTTGGAAAAGGTGTGGCAATCTAAAACCTGCCTTACTCTGCAACCTAATGGTCAGTTTCAGAAAAAAGAACAAACAGATAAGGAGAAAAAGAAATGGTTAAAAAATTTGATTAAAGAAGATCAGGAAGCTATTTTTACGATTATTCTTCTCGGCTTTATTTTTACTTTACTAGGAATGTCCATGTCAATTTTCTCACAAAAATTAATTGATGATATTCTACCAAAGAAAAAGATATCCGTTTTATTATTAAGCATTTCATTTCTTGGATTTCTACTTTTTGCAAAAGTATTTATTCATGCCCTCAGGGAATTTTATATTATTAGACAAAGTAAATTATTTAATCAAAGAATTAATAAAAAATTTTACTCTTCCCTGCTCTATCTTCCAAAACTGTTTTTTGATAGTCGAAAAACAGGAGATTTTGTAGCAAGGCTCAATGATACTCAAAGGATACAAACAGTAATAAAACAATTGATTACCAATACAGCCGTTGATATTTTGGGTATTTTAATCTCAATAGGTTTTCTGTTCTTCTATTCCTGGAAACTTGCCTTAATTTGTATTATTGTTTCTCCTTTCATTTTCTATCTTATTTTCAGTTTCAATAAGAAAATTATCGAGAGCCAAAGAAATGTCATGCAGGCTTATAGTGCTAATGAAGCTAATTATATAGATAGTATCAGAGGTATAGAAGTAATCAAGGGGTTTTCCAAACAAGATCTATTCATTAAAAAAAATGAAACTATTTTTGGTTTTTTTCAAACAAAAATTTTCGAACTCGGAAAGCTTAACCTAACTATTTCACTATATTCCGGTCTAACTTTAGTTATTTTTCTTTTATTAATTCTTGCTTTTTCCTCTTATCAGGTTTTAAACAATCATCTTAAACTGGGTGAATTAATGGCTATTTTAGGCATTTCCAGCTCTTTGCTTTCTGCTATTACTAATTTAGCTTTGGTCATTATTCCCATACAAGAAGCCCAAATTGCTTTTGACAGAATGTTTGAATATTCTTCACTGGAAAAAGAAAAAACAAATGGTTTGGAAATTACAGATATTCAATCTATCGAGTTGAAAAATATTGATTTCAGGTTTAATGGGAGAAGCAGATTGCTCAATCAAATATCCTTCTCTCTACAGAAGGGAAATGTCACTTGTCTTCTTGGAGAAAGCGGAAGTGGTAAAACTACACTGGCAGAGATTTTACAAAAAAATTATCTGCCTGAAAATGGGGACATCATCATCAATAAAAATAGTTATTCACAAGATATTTCTATAAATAGTTGGCGAAGCTTAACAGGAATTGTTCCGCAAAATGTACAATTGTTCAATGCAAACGTTTTAGAAAATATTATTCTTGATCAGCAAGCCAATGAACAAAAACTACAAGCATTGCTATCACTCGGTTTTGACAGGTTTATTACCTCCCTATCTCAAGGATTTCTAACATTAGCTGGAGAAGATGGAATTAATTTATCGGGAGGCCAAAAGCAATTATTAGGTTGGATGCGTGCATTGTATCACAATCCACAATTGTTGATATTGGATGAACCTACATCTTCTCTTGATCAGGGAAATAAAAAATTTATTTATGATTTAATACAAAAACTAAAATCAGAAAAAATAATTTTCATTATTAGTCATAATCTAAATGAAGTAAAAGAAATTTCCGATGAAATCCTCTTTATAAAAGATAAGCGAATCTTTCAACACTCCAATTCAGGTTAA
- a CDS encoding TlpA family protein disulfide reductase, translating into MKNRKLLKTAAIILPFLLIGVIVYLFVNFQKKKEKIDALKNVPTFHLQTIDGNSFTQYNLANDQVKIIVYFSPSCHFCQAEAEELSKNNHDYQNIQWIWIASEPLEDIKQFAQKYNMDKEPNIHWCHDEMARLYQKLGMNSVPYFLVYDKNNRLIKRNSGAIKLDKLLENFDERK; encoded by the coding sequence ATGAAAAATAGAAAACTTTTAAAAACAGCAGCTATTATTCTTCCGTTTTTATTGATTGGAGTAATAGTTTATTTATTTGTAAACTTTCAAAAAAAGAAAGAAAAGATAGACGCATTGAAGAATGTTCCTACATTTCATCTTCAAACGATTGATGGCAATTCTTTTACTCAATATAACTTAGCTAACGATCAGGTTAAAATTATCGTGTATTTTAGCCCAAGTTGTCATTTCTGTCAGGCAGAAGCTGAGGAATTATCAAAAAACAACCACGACTATCAAAATATTCAATGGATTTGGATTGCCAGTGAACCTCTGGAAGACATCAAACAATTTGCCCAAAAGTATAATATGGATAAAGAGCCAAATATTCATTGGTGTCATGATGAAATGGCCAGACTCTATCAAAAACTAGGAATGAATTCTGTTCCTTATTTTTTGGTATATGATAAGAATAATCGATTAATTAAAAGAAATTCGGGGGCTATAAAACTAGACAAACTATTGGAAAATTTTGATGAAAGAAAATAA